In Thunnus thynnus chromosome 4, fThuThy2.1, whole genome shotgun sequence, a genomic segment contains:
- the sdc4 gene encoding syndecan-4 isoform X1, with protein sequence MLHLCLVLILSASVFSESQVRETETWMPMKTTQTAALSTHPGDLESSGDSQNGSDFGFTDNEGDEDDDDDDYYTDTLYDDEDEYDNFSGSGDTAATESPERELRPSAKPDANVNKIPEAERPTRPTVNEVDIVKNSNEIPLLRNEPKASEDYPSNVLMSLAGEDSIFNKTEVLAALIAGGAVGLMFAVLLILLLIYRMKKKDEGSYDLGKKPIYKKAPTTEIYA encoded by the exons ATGCTCCACCTTTGCCTCGTGTTGATTTTATCTGCCTCCGTTTTCTCAGAGTCG CAGGTGAGGGAGACGGAGACGTGGATGCCCATGAAGACCACACAGACCGCTGCCTTGTCGACGCACCCGGGCGACCTGGAGTCTTCAGGAGACTCCCAGAACGGCTCGGACTTCGGCTTCACAGACAACGAAGGAGACGAGGACGACGATGACGACGATTACTACACAGACACGCTGTACGACGACGAGGACGAGTACGACAACTTCTCCGGATCCGGTGACACAG CAGCGACCGAGTCACCTGAACGAGAGCTCAGGCCGTCAGCGAAG CCTGACGCCAACGTCAACAAGATCCCGGAGGCGGAGCGTCCCACGCGGCCGACCGTTAACGAGGTGGACATCGTTAAGAACAGTAACGAAATCCCTCTGCTGAGGAACGAGCCGAAAGCCAGCGAGGACTACCCATCCAACGTCCTCATGTCCCTCGCCGGCGAAGACAGCATCTTTAACAAGACGGAGGTCCTCGCAG CTCTCATCGCGGGCGGCGCCGTCGGCCTGATGTTCGCcgtcctcctcatcctcctcctcatctacCGCATGAAGAAGAAGGACGAGGGCAGCTATGATTTGGGGAAGAAGCCCATCTACAAGAAGGCGCCCACCACAGAGATCTACGCATAg
- the sdc4 gene encoding syndecan-4 isoform X2 → MLHLCLVLILSASVFSESVRETETWMPMKTTQTAALSTHPGDLESSGDSQNGSDFGFTDNEGDEDDDDDDYYTDTLYDDEDEYDNFSGSGDTAATESPERELRPSAKPDANVNKIPEAERPTRPTVNEVDIVKNSNEIPLLRNEPKASEDYPSNVLMSLAGEDSIFNKTEVLAALIAGGAVGLMFAVLLILLLIYRMKKKDEGSYDLGKKPIYKKAPTTEIYA, encoded by the exons ATGCTCCACCTTTGCCTCGTGTTGATTTTATCTGCCTCCGTTTTCTCAGAGTCG GTGAGGGAGACGGAGACGTGGATGCCCATGAAGACCACACAGACCGCTGCCTTGTCGACGCACCCGGGCGACCTGGAGTCTTCAGGAGACTCCCAGAACGGCTCGGACTTCGGCTTCACAGACAACGAAGGAGACGAGGACGACGATGACGACGATTACTACACAGACACGCTGTACGACGACGAGGACGAGTACGACAACTTCTCCGGATCCGGTGACACAG CAGCGACCGAGTCACCTGAACGAGAGCTCAGGCCGTCAGCGAAG CCTGACGCCAACGTCAACAAGATCCCGGAGGCGGAGCGTCCCACGCGGCCGACCGTTAACGAGGTGGACATCGTTAAGAACAGTAACGAAATCCCTCTGCTGAGGAACGAGCCGAAAGCCAGCGAGGACTACCCATCCAACGTCCTCATGTCCCTCGCCGGCGAAGACAGCATCTTTAACAAGACGGAGGTCCTCGCAG CTCTCATCGCGGGCGGCGCCGTCGGCCTGATGTTCGCcgtcctcctcatcctcctcctcatctacCGCATGAAGAAGAAGGACGAGGGCAGCTATGATTTGGGGAAGAAGCCCATCTACAAGAAGGCGCCCACCACAGAGATCTACGCATAg